One region of Terriglobia bacterium genomic DNA includes:
- a CDS encoding MFS transporter, protein MPIPEKRWQHIIPVAFIMYTIAFVDRTNISLALPSLSHDLHMNAAQAGSAAGIFFWGYLLLQIPGGYLAEHWSAKKFISILLVCWGVAAVVCGLVRTWEEFWVMRFVLGIAEGGVWPATLVLLAHWFPRGERARANAYWMLCLPTAVVLSSPVSGWILGRWGWRAMLISEGALPFLWLIIWLMFIEDHPHHAKWISGEERNFLKTTLETESAELNPGKPEPFLKVLLRPQVLLLVIIYFTQNSGNYGYLFWLPSALHREKHLSDLTVGLLFTIPFIVTGIGMVLLSRHSDKTRERKGHVAGAMAWGGVFMLASVFFSPHSFVLSFIAISVVGAGSFGALGPFWAIPSETLPRSVSGSAMGLINALGNLGGYFGPVIVGYLEKRTGNFAYGFAALGIGYLVGALLTSLFVRTSRKPSSTVVREVG, encoded by the coding sequence ATGCCCATTCCAGAGAAACGCTGGCAGCACATCATTCCGGTCGCCTTCATCATGTACACGATCGCGTTCGTTGACCGGACGAACATCTCTCTGGCCCTGCCCTCGCTCAGCCACGATCTTCACATGAACGCGGCACAGGCCGGCAGCGCGGCGGGCATCTTCTTCTGGGGCTACCTGCTGCTGCAGATTCCGGGCGGCTACCTGGCAGAACATTGGAGTGCGAAAAAGTTTATCAGCATTCTGCTGGTCTGCTGGGGGGTTGCGGCTGTGGTTTGCGGGCTGGTGCGCACATGGGAGGAGTTCTGGGTCATGCGATTTGTGCTTGGCATCGCCGAGGGCGGCGTGTGGCCGGCCACGCTGGTCCTGCTGGCGCACTGGTTCCCACGTGGCGAACGCGCGCGGGCAAATGCCTACTGGATGCTGTGCCTGCCCACAGCCGTGGTGCTCTCCTCGCCGGTATCAGGCTGGATTCTCGGCCGCTGGGGCTGGCGCGCGATGCTGATCTCAGAAGGCGCACTGCCTTTTCTGTGGCTGATTATCTGGCTCATGTTCATCGAAGACCACCCGCACCACGCCAAATGGATTTCAGGCGAAGAACGGAACTTTCTGAAGACTACTCTGGAGACAGAGTCAGCCGAACTCAATCCGGGGAAGCCGGAACCGTTCCTCAAAGTGCTGCTGCGCCCTCAGGTGCTGCTGCTGGTGATTATTTATTTCACGCAAAACAGCGGCAACTACGGCTATCTGTTCTGGCTGCCCAGCGCGCTTCACCGCGAGAAACACCTGAGCGACCTGACCGTAGGGCTTCTGTTTACGATCCCGTTTATTGTGACGGGCATCGGGATGGTATTGCTTTCGCGGCATTCCGATAAGACCCGGGAGAGGAAAGGGCATGTTGCGGGAGCCATGGCCTGGGGCGGTGTGTTTATGCTGGCAAGCGTTTTCTTCAGCCCGCATTCATTCGTGCTCTCTTTTATCGCAATCAGTGTGGTGGGCGCAGGGTCGTTCGGGGCGCTCGGCCCCTTCTGGGCAATCCCTTCCGAAACCTTGCCGCGATCGGTCAGCGGCTCAGCCATGGGGCTGATCAACGCATTGGGCAATCTGGGTGGTTACTTTGGGCCTGTGATCGTCGGGTACCTCGAAAAGCGGACTGGCAACTTTGCTTACGGTTTCGCCGCCCTGGGCATTGGCTACCTCGTGGGCGCGCTGCTCACCTCCCTTTTTGTTCGCACCTCGCGGAAGCCCTCTTCGACTGTAGTAAGGGAAGTGGGATGA